From a region of the Eulemur rufifrons isolate Redbay chromosome 7, OSU_ERuf_1, whole genome shotgun sequence genome:
- the LOC138387882 gene encoding uncharacterized protein yields the protein MTSRHRRENRVQAQKLFPHHHLLKN from the coding sequence ATGACTTCCCGGCACCGCAGGGAAAATAGGGTGCAAGCCCAGAAACTGTTTCCCCACCACCACTTGTTGAAAAACTGA
- the CGGBP1 gene encoding CGG triplet repeat-binding protein 1, giving the protein MERFVVTAPPARNRSKTALYVTPLDRVSEFGGELHEDGGKLFCTSCNVVLNHVRKSAISDHLKSKTHTKRKAEFEEQNVRKKQRPLTASLQCNSTAQTEKVSVIQDFVKMCLEANIPLEKADHPAVRAFLSRHVKNGGSIPKSDQLRRAYLPDGYENENQLLNSQDC; this is encoded by the coding sequence ATGGAACGATTTGTAGTAACCGCACCACCTGCTCGAAACCGTTCTAAGACTGCTTTGTATGTGACTCCCCTGGATCGAGTCTCGGAGTTTGGAGGTGAGCTACATGAAGATGGAGGAAAACTCTTCTGCACTTCTTGCAATGTGGTTCTGAATCATGTTCGCAAGTCTGCCATTAGTGACCACCTCAAGTCAAAGACTCATACCAAGAGGAAGGCAGAATTTGAAGAGCAGAATGTGAGAAAGAAGCAGAGGCCCCTAACTGCATCTCTTCAGTGCAACAGTACTGCGCAAACAGAGAAAGTCAGTGTTATCCAGGACTTTGTCAAAATGTGCCTGGAAGCCAATATCCCACTTGAGAAGGCTGATCACCCAGCAGTCCGTGCGTTTCTGTCTCGCCATGTGAAGAATGGAGGCTCCATACCTAAGTCAGACCAGCTGCGGAGAGCCTATCTGCCTGATGGATATGAGAATGAGAATCAGCTCCTCAACTCACAAGATTGTTGA